Proteins from a single region of Hordeum vulgare subsp. vulgare chromosome 6H, MorexV3_pseudomolecules_assembly, whole genome shotgun sequence:
- the LOC123401564 gene encoding uncharacterized protein LOC123401564: protein MDGGKKGRDQNKLPQGRSDRKSGSGMSGDAKKGGRGGKFTWEGADGYTDEDLDLIGNKGKGTGASDSKKKS from the coding sequence ATGGACGGCGGGAAGAAGGGCCGGGACCAGAACAAGCTGCCGCAGGGGCGCAGCGACCGCAAGTCGGGCTCCGGGATGAGCGGCGACGCCAAGAAGGGCGGCCGTGGCGGCAAGTTCACCTGGGAGGGCGCCGACGGCTACACCGACGAGGACCTTGACCTCATCGGCAACAAGGGCAAGGGGACCGGCGCCTCCGACAGTAAGAAGAAGTCCTAG